The following coding sequences lie in one Vitis vinifera cultivar Pinot Noir 40024 chromosome 19, ASM3070453v1 genomic window:
- the LOC132253366 gene encoding uncharacterized protein LOC132253366, protein MHIEKNVCESIIGTLLNIPGKTKDGVKSRLDLLEMGLRPDLAPRFGLKRTYLPPACYTLSRKEKKIVLQTLADLKVPEGYCSNFRNLVSMEELKLNGLKSHDYHALMQQLLPVAIRSVLPKHVRYAITRLCFFFNALCAKVVDVSRLNDIQQDIVVTLCLLEKYFPPSIFDIMLHLTVHLVREVRLCGPVYMRWMYPFERYMKVLKGYVRNHNRLEGCIVECYIAKEALEFCTEYLSGMDAIGIPSSMKDEWKCGKPLLGGRAITIHDYKLVEQAHHYVLQNTTIVSDDISKKEPIKKELKWLAQGPRQQVLTYPGYIIHGCRYHIKNRDEARVNQNSGVSIVASTMQIASSKDKNPVLGDMCFYGIITEIWDLDYNMFNICVFKCDWVDSKNGVKVDELGFTLVDLSKIGHKSDPFILATQAQQVFYVEDQVDPRWSIVLSRPKMELFDIEGDDNIADNCMEHHPFANEMPNIKSFDEVEDYDEICMRTDCEGIWIEN, encoded by the exons ATGCATATAGAGAAGAATGTTTGCGAGAGCATCATTGGAACTTTGCTTAACATTCCAGGTAAAACAAAGGATGGAGTAAAGTCTCGACTTGATCTTCTCGAAATGGGCTTAAGGCCTGACTTAGCACCAAGGTTTGGGTTGAAGCGAACTTATCTTCCTCCTGCATGCTATACTCTTAgtagaaaggagaagaaaatagtATTGCAGACTTTAGCTGATTTGAAGGTTCCAGAAGGTTATTGTTCAAACTTTAGAAACCTTGTGTCCATGGAAGAGCTAAAGCTTAATGGTCTTAAGTCCCATGATTATCATGCACTTATGCAGCAACTACTACCAGTAGCAATAAGATCCGTGTTGCCTAAGCATGTCAGATATGCCATTACAAgattgtgttttttctttaatgcacTTTGTGCAAAGGTGGTGGACGTGTCAAGATTGAATGATATACAACAGGACATAGTGGTGACTTTGTGCTTGCTAGAGAAGTATTTTCCACCTTCCATCTTTGACATCATGCTTCATTTAACAGTGCATTTGGTAAGAGAGGTTAGATTATGTGGACCAGTGTATATGAGatggatgtacccatttgaaaggTACATGAAAGTCCTCAAGGGTTATGTTCGAAATCATAATCGTCTAGAAGGGTGCATTGTTGAGTGCTATATCGCAAAGGAAGCCTTAGAGTTTTGTACAGAGTATTTATCGGGCATGGATGCAATTGGGATTCCTTCTAGTATGAAAGATGAATGGAAATGTGGGAAACCATTACTTGGTGGTCGTGCAATAACTATTCATGATTATAAATTGGTGGAGCAAGCACATCATTATGTTCTACAAAATACAACCATT GTTTCAGATGACATAAGTAAGAAAGAACCTATTAAAAAGGAACTTAAGTGGCTTGCACAAGGACCAAGACAACAAGTTCTTACGTACCCTGGATATATCATTCATGGTTGTCGTTACCACATCAAGAACCGTGATGAGGCACGAGTCAACCAAAATAGTGGTGTTAGTATTGTGGCATCGACCATGCAAATTGCAAGTTCCAAAGATAAGAATCCTGTGCTTGGTGACATGTGTTTTTATGGCATTATCACAGAGATATGGGACCTTGATTATAACATGTTTAACATTTGTGTTTTTaagtgtgattgggttgatAGCAAGAATGGTGTCAAAGTTGATGAGCTTGGTTTTACATTAGTTGATTTGAGCAAGATAGGACATAAATCAGATCCTTTCATTTTGGCAACGCAAGCCCAACAAGTTTTTTATGTAGAAGATCAAGTTGATCCAAGATGGTCTATTGTATTATCAAGGCCAAAAATGGAGTTGTTTGACATAGAAGGTGATGACAACATAGCCGACAATTGTATGGAGCATCACCCATTTGCGAATGAGATGCCTAATATTAAGTCTTTTGATGAAGTTGAAGATTATGATGAAATTTGTATGCGTACTGATTGTGAGGGGatttggattgaaaattaa